CGGCGCGGGACGCGCAGCCCTTGGCGAAGCTGCGGTAGGCGCTGATGAGCTTGTTGACCTCGGCCGGTGAGTCCGGGGTCACATCGGTCTGGGTGTAGCGGTCCATCTGCTTGTCGGTCAGGCACTCGACCGGTTCGCTGTGGTCCACACCGCGCGGGTCCATCGCCACCAGGTCGTAGCGCGCGCGGACCGGGGCGGGCTGGGGCGCGTACTGCTGGAGGTAGTCGATGGCCGAGCCGCCGGGGCCGCCCGGATTGACCTGGAGGGAGCCGATCCGGCTGCCGGGGCCGGTGGCCTTCTTGCGGGCCACCGCGAGCTTGAGGTCGGTGTCCGCGCTGGGCTTGGCGTAGTCGAGGGGCGCCTTCATCGTGGCGCACTCGAAGCCCGCCACGCTACAGGGACGCCAGCTCAGCTTCTGGTCGTAATACGGGCGGAGGCTTGCCGGAGTGGAAGCCGGGAGGGGCGCGAGGGAGGCGGCCTCGGCGGGGCGCTGGACACCGGCCTCCGTCCTGTGGCCCGGGGACGCCTCACTGCCGGGGGACGAACTCCCCGAGGAGCAGCCGGAGATCAGCAGAGCGGTGGCCGCGAGAACGGCGGCAGAGGTGCGGAGCAGGCGGCTGGTGGCCATGGGCGGTCCCTTGGTCTCGGTCCCTGGGAGTGGAGTGTGGAGTGTGAAGTGCGGAGTCGGTCCCTGGATGTGGAGTGCTGTGGAGTGCGGTGGATGGAGCCCGGTGAATGAAGTGCGGCGGATGAAGTGCGGTGGATGGGTCCGGTGGATGGGTCCGGTGGATGGGTCCGGTGGATGGAGTGCAGGTACTGCACGGGTACGGCGTGCCGTGCGGGGAGGGGAGCGCTGAGCGGCCGGGGCGGTCCGGGCCCGGCTTCAGGCGGAGAGCCGGCTTCGGGCCGGTAGGGCGGATAGCGGTTGGCAGGTGACAGGTGACAGGTGACAGGTGACAGGTGACAGGTGACAGGAACACTCCCGCACGGAGAGTATCCGGGTGAGGACGTGGTGTGTGCGGCTCCTGGAGTAGACGGCCGGGTGACCGGCGGGGCCGGTGCCCTGGGTGGGTGGGGTGGTCAGCCGGCGCGGAGCGCCACCGTCATCGCCTCGACCGCGAGGAGGGGGGCCACATTGCGGTCCAGGGCCTCACGGCAGGCGATGACGGCTTCTATACGGCGGAGGGTGCGTTCGGGGGTCGATGCGGTGGCGATGCGCTGGACGCTGTCGCGTACCTCGTCGTTGGCGAGGGGTACCGAGGCGCCCATCTGGAGGGCGAGGACGTCGCGGTAGAAGCCGGTGAGGTCGACCAGGGCCAGATCGAGGCTGTCGCGCTGGGTACGGGTCGAGCGGCGCTTCTGCTTGTCCTGGAGTTCCTTCATGGCGCCGGCCGTGCCGCGCGGCAGCCGTCCGCCGGTGCCGGCGGCGGCGCCGAGCGCGGCGCGCAGCTCCTCGGTCTCCTTGGTGTCGACCTCCTCGGCGACCTGCTTGGCGTCCTCGCCCGCGGCGTCGATCAGCTCCTGGGCGGCCTTGAGGCAGCCGCCGATGTCGTCGACGCGGAGGGGGAGCTTCAGTACGGCCGTCCGGCGGGCCCGGGCGCGCTCGTCGGTGGCGAGGCGGCGGGCCCGGCCGATGTGTCCCTGGGTGGCGCGGGCGGCCCGGCCGGCGGCCTCCGGTTCGATGCCGTCCCGGCGGACGAGGACGTCGGCGACCGCGTCGACCGGCGGCGTACGCAGGGAGAGCAGGCGGCAGCGCGAGCGGATGGTGGGGAGGACGTCCTCCACGGAGGGGGCGCAGAGCAGCCAGACCGTACGGGGCGCGGGCTCCTCGACGGCCTTGAGGAGGACATTGCCGGCGCCTTCGGTGAGGCGGTCGGCGTCCTCCAGGACGATCACCTGCCAGCGGCCGCCGGACGGGGAGAGCGAGGACCGGCGGACCAGGTCGCGGGTCTCCTTGACGCCGATGGACAGCAGGTCCGTACGGACGATCTCGACATCGGCGTGGGTGCCGATCAGGGCGGTGTGGCAGCCGTCGCAGAAGCCGCAGCCGGGGCCGCCGCCGAGGGCGCGGTCCGGGCTGACGCACTGCAGGGCGGCGGCGAAGGCGCGGGCGGCGGTGGAGCGTCCGGAGCCGGGAGGGCCCGTGAACAGCCAGGCGTGTGTCATCTGGGAGGCGCCGCTGCGGTCGGCGGAGAGCTCCGGCCGCTCACCGGGCGGGGGCTCCTGCCCCGCCCGCTCCGCGGAGACCAGGGCGTCCGCATCGCGCGCGGCCGCGGCCAGCGTCGCCGTCACCCGGTCCTGGCCGACCACGTCGTCCCATACCGCCATCGCTGTCCGCCGTTCCTGTGCCGATCCGTGCTGCCCGTGCCGCGCGGTGTGCGGGTGCGCCCGGCCTCGCACACCGCGCAGCGCTCCGCGCCTGACCCATTGTGGTGCAACCCACTGACAAACGAATCCGGAAGCCGGCGCCGGGTGGCCGGACGCCCCCTCCGGAAACGGAGAACGGCCGTGGCCGCAGCTTTTCCGCTGCGGCCACGGCCGGTCGTACGGGGGCGTCCCGGCCGGCTAGCCGCGCCGTCCCTGGCCGCCGCGACGGCCGTCCTCGCCCCTGCCGTCGTCCGCTTCCTCGTCCCCGCGCGGGCCCAGCAGCTCGTCGGCGAGCGTGGGCAGATCATCCAGCGGGGTCTCCTCCGCCCATTCGGGGCGGGGGCGGCTGCGCTGCGGGATCTCCACGGGGTGGCCCGTCGCCGGGTCGATCTGCGGGAGTTCGCGGGTGCGCTCGACGCGTGACTCCGCGGGGGCGGACCGCTGTCCCGACGCCGCGCCGTTCCCGCCGGCCGCCGCGTCCGGTGTCTCCTTGCGGAACATCCACGGCGGCACGCGGTCGGCGGGGTCACCGCTGCGTCCGTCGTCACCGCGTACGTCGCCCCGTACGGGCGGCAGCACAGCGGTCTCCTCCACGTCCGCGCCGGTGTCCAGGCCGCGCCAGGGGTCCTGCGCGTCCCGCACCGGGGGCAGCACCGCCGTCTCGTCCGCCGCACGGGGGACGTCACCGCCCGGTGTCCCGGGCCGCGGCAGCGACTCCTCGGTCCGCTCGCTGTCCGAGCCGGAACCGGAGGACGAGGACGCGTCGTCGGGCGCGCTCTCGCCGAACCGCTTGCGCAGATCCGCGACGTAGGTCTCCGCCGTGGGCGCGTCGGCCGCCTTCGCCGCCTCGGCCGCTTCGGCCGCGGCCTTGGCCTCCGCCGCGGCAGCCGCCTCGGCCGCCGCCTTCCGCGCCTCCTCGGCGCGCACCAGGGCCGCCTCGGCCTTGCGCTGCTTCTCCAGGCGGCGCTCCTCGGCCTCCTTGCGCAGCCGCGCCTCCTCCTCGTGCTGCTTGCGCAGCCGCTCCTGCTCGGCCTGGCGGGCGCGTTCCTCCGCCTCGCGGCGGGCCCGCTCCGCCTCGGCGGCCTGCCGGGCCTCCTCGGCGCGCTTGCGGGCCTCCTCGGCCCGGCGGGCCTCCTCGCGCGCCCTGGCCGCCTCGGCCTCCTGGCGCTTGCGCTCTTCCTCCTCGGCGCGCAGCCGGGCGAGCTGCTCCTGGCGCTCGCGCTCCAGGCGCTCCGCCTCCGCCTTGCGCGCGGCCTCTTCCTCGGCCTTGCGGCGGGCCTCTTCCTCGGCGGCCTTACGGGCCTCGGCCTGCGCCTGGAGCTCGGTCTCGGACAGCGGGAGCACCTGGTCGAGGCGGTGCCGTACGACGGTGGTGACGGCTTCCGGTTCCTGGCCGGCGTCGACGACCAGATAGCGCGCGGGGTCGGCGGCGGCCAGGGTGAGGAAGCCGGCCCGTACCCGCTGGTGGAATTCGGCGGGCTCGGACTCCAGCCGGTCCGGTGCCTCGGTGAAGCGCTCCCGTGCGGTCTCCGGGGAGATGTCGAGCAGCACCGTCAGATGGGGGACGAGACCGTCGGTGGCCCAGCGCGAGATCCGGGCGATCTCCGTGGGGGCGAGGTTGCGCCCGGCGCCCTGGTAGGCGACCGAGGAGTCGATGTACCGGTCGGTGATGACGACCGCGCCGCGCTCCAGGGCCGGCCGGATGACGCTGCTGACGTGCTCGGCCCGGTCGGCGGCGAACATCAGCGCCTCCGCACGGTCCGAGAGCCCGGACGTCGAGACGTCCAGGATGATCGAGCGCAGCCGCTTGCCGATGGCGGTGGCGCCCGGCTCGCGGGTCACCACGACCTCGTGGCCCTTGCCGCGGATCCACTCCGCGAGCGCCTCGACCTGGGTGGACTTGCCGGCGCCGTCGCCGCCCTCCAGGGCGATGAAGAAGCCGGTGGGGGTGGGCGCCTGCGCCGGGTCGCCGCCGCGCAGCGCCTCTCGCAGATCACGCCGCAGCGGTACGCCCTGCCGGTCGTCGACCTTGCCGAGCACCAGCGCGGCGACCGGCAGCAGCAGCGCACCGGCCAGCATCAGGGTGTAGGCGGCGCCGCCGTACGCGAAGCTGAAGGGGCCGTCGCCGACGTGGTGCGGGCCGA
This genomic stretch from Streptomyces nigrescens harbors:
- a CDS encoding DNA polymerase III subunit delta'; this translates as MAVWDDVVGQDRVTATLAAAARDADALVSAERAGQEPPPGERPELSADRSGASQMTHAWLFTGPPGSGRSTAARAFAAALQCVSPDRALGGGPGCGFCDGCHTALIGTHADVEIVRTDLLSIGVKETRDLVRRSSLSPSGGRWQVIVLEDADRLTEGAGNVLLKAVEEPAPRTVWLLCAPSVEDVLPTIRSRCRLLSLRTPPVDAVADVLVRRDGIEPEAAGRAARATQGHIGRARRLATDERARARRTAVLKLPLRVDDIGGCLKAAQELIDAAGEDAKQVAEEVDTKETEELRAALGAAAGTGGRLPRGTAGAMKELQDKQKRRSTRTQRDSLDLALVDLTGFYRDVLALQMGASVPLANDEVRDSVQRIATASTPERTLRRIEAVIACREALDRNVAPLLAVEAMTVALRAG
- the tmk gene encoding dTMP kinase, which codes for MTRAEQPTVVTPTSGALAADSRERAVRALLRFPPLKRLWSAQFVGGIGDALSMLVLVLLALQAALYVPLGGEAVFGGGYRGAALAVTAVFAARMLAMLLFGAVLLGPLSALTAPAGPLDRRWTMIGADVLRLALLVIAPLWIDWTPDDALAWLLVTVFVTGVAERFWTVARESAAPGLLPTPPPEGAAVRPLPDNMDALRRLSLRTAFVSLPIAAAALVVVTLISKLLGTGIDWFHLHQAALGSYVAAGLFAASVSILYFIELPGVPTPRPRSPLEGLRRPKAAGAKTGQPAQGEKPEDGTARPAVDKGRTGAIPLLVAACAAVAAALAAAVSLAVLHGYDLAGGPAAFALLVLALTGGTAVGIRGAQRVLPTLSRRRLLALAVAATGLALLAMGLVPDPTTVLVLALLAGISAGIAANTGHVLLDQESEESRTARTTEHLHAVVRLSIALAAIVAPLLAAVIGPHHVGDGPFSFAYGGAAYTLMLAGALLLPVAALVLGKVDDRQGVPLRRDLREALRGGDPAQAPTPTGFFIALEGGDGAGKSTQVEALAEWIRGKGHEVVVTREPGATAIGKRLRSIILDVSTSGLSDRAEALMFAADRAEHVSSVIRPALERGAVVITDRYIDSSVAYQGAGRNLAPTEIARISRWATDGLVPHLTVLLDISPETARERFTEAPDRLESEPAEFHQRVRAGFLTLAAADPARYLVVDAGQEPEAVTTVVRHRLDQVLPLSETELQAQAEARKAAEEEARRKAEEEAARKAEAERLERERQEQLARLRAEEEERKRQEAEAARAREEARRAEEARKRAEEARQAAEAERARREAEERARQAEQERLRKQHEEEARLRKEAEERRLEKQRKAEAALVRAEEARKAAAEAAAAAEAKAAAEAAEAAKAADAPTAETYVADLRKRFGESAPDDASSSSGSGSDSERTEESLPRPGTPGGDVPRAADETAVLPPVRDAQDPWRGLDTGADVEETAVLPPVRGDVRGDDGRSGDPADRVPPWMFRKETPDAAAGGNGAASGQRSAPAESRVERTRELPQIDPATGHPVEIPQRSRPRPEWAEETPLDDLPTLADELLGPRGDEEADDGRGEDGRRGGQGRRG